The Kribbella shirazensis genomic interval CCCGCACCTGCTCAAGTGGGTGCACGTGGCGGAGGTGGACAGCTTCCTCGCCGCACACCAGCGGTACGGCGCGCATCCGCTCAACGCCGAGGAGCAGGACCAGTACGTCGCGGACGCGGCACTGGTGGCCGGGAAGCTCGGTGTGATCGACCCGCCCACCACGGTCGCCGAGGTGCAGCAGCTGCTGAAGGACTACCGGCCCGAGCTCCGCGGTACGACGGAAGCTCGCCAGGCGGCCCGCTTCATGCTGATACACCCGCCCGTACCGTGGGCTGCCCGCCCCGCGTACGCCGTACTGACGGCCGCTGCGGTCGGACTGCTCCCGTGGTGGACCAGACTGCCGCTGCGGCTCCCGTACCTCCCGCTGGCCGAGCGGACCGTCGTACGAGCGGCCGGCGACGGGCTCACCAGGACGATCCGCTGGGCCCTCGCGTCACCAACACTGACCGCACCAACGCCGGCGGGAACCGGCGCGGAGACATGACGCGCTTGTAGGTTGTTCTCGTGCCGCTGCGTCCTCATCGTCCGCTCCCCCTGGCTACGCCGGCGGGAGTCGAGGTGCTGACCAGGATTCTGACCCAGGGCCCGATCCCGCGGGTGGAGATCGCGCGGCGGACCGGGCTGTCGCAGGCGGCCGTGACGAAGGCGGTCGCGCCGCTGATCGAGGCAGGTTTCGTCACCGATCAGGCGCCGCCGGCGGACGGCGACAACCAGGTCGGCATCGGGCGGCCGGTGAGCCCGCTGACCGTCGTACCGAGCAGCGTCTCGGTGATCGGGGTCAAGGTGACGCCGACCAGCCTGATCGGGGTCGCGACGGACTTCACCGCCGGGATCCTCGAGGTCCGGCACGACGCGTTGGACGGCACCGACCCTGACCAGGTGATCGAGCAGCTCGCCGACCATGTGAAGGCGCTGATCGCCGCGCTCAAGTCGGGTCCGGCGACGGCCGGCCCGCTGGCCGGGATCGGGATCGCGGTGTCCGGGGACGTCGACACCGCGCACGGCGTCGTCCGGGACTCACCGCTGATGGGCTGGCGCACCGTGCCGGTCGCGGAGCTCCTGGGCAAACGCGTCCGGCTGCCCATCGTGGTGTCGAACGACGTCCGCGCGCTGACCGTCGCGGAGCACTGGTTCGGGGCCGGCGTGAACGCGGACTCGTTCGCGGTGGTGACGATCGGCTCCGGCATCGGCTGCGGGCTGTACATCAACGGCGAGGTGGTGTCCGGCGCGTACGGCGTCTCGGGCGAGCTCGGCCACCTACCGCTGGCGCCGGGCGACCTGGTCTGCACCTGCGGCCGGCGTGGCTGCGTGGAGACCGTCGCGTCGTCGGACGCGATCCTGGCCCGCACCCGGGAGACGACCGGGCGGGCGGATCTCGATCTGGCGGGCGCGGTCGATCTCGCGCACCAAGGCAACGAGCAGGCGCGCGAGTCGTTCGACCGGGCCGGTGAGGTGATCGGGTCCGCGCTGGCCGCGATGGTGAACCTGGTCGGCCCGGAACTGGTGATGATCGCGGGCGAGGGCGTCGCGGAGTACGACCTGTACGAGGAGCGGATGCGGCGCGCGTTCGCGGAGCACGCGTTCGGCGCTGCCGGGGACTGCCGCCTGGTGCTCCGCTCCCACACCTTCGACGACTGGGCCCGCGGCGCCGCCGCCACCGTGCTCCGCTCGTACGTCCGCGGCGAGCCGCCGCTCCGACGCTGACACCCGAGGGGCCTTCTCCCCTCGTCCAGCAGGGGAGAAGGCACACCTCGCGAGGACGGTCAGCTGCGGGCCGCGGCGAGGATCTTGCGCCAGACCTTCTTGTAGGAGTCGAGGCCGTCGCCCGCGAGCGGTCCCGTCGGTCCGGCGGTGATCGACACCCGCTCGGGGATCGTGCCCCAGACCGGGATGTTCTCGGCGGCGTACTGCTGCATCGCTTCCTGGTACGACCGGGTGTACGTCCGCGCCGAGCAGATCACCAGCCCCGACGGTACGTCGTCCGGCACCAGGTCCAGCACGGCCTTCACCCGGGGCGTCTCGACACCGCCGACGCGGGTCGGGATGATCACGATCCGGGCCCGTTCGAGCGCCTTGTTCAGCAGCCGCTCGTGGGACGGCGGCATGTCGACGATGCCGATGCCCTCCGGT includes:
- a CDS encoding oxygenase MpaB family protein; protein product: MAATLPDQLNPLRDSLARMILTKVAGPDPHAERDRVHNTPGPRWFAPDQPIRRVHGDASMFAGGLRALLLQSLHPLAMAAVAAHSGYQGDPWGRLRRTSYFLAITTYGAIPDAEEAIAHVRSVHERVRGTSPDGVKYRASDPHLLKWVHVAEVDSFLAAHQRYGAHPLNAEEQDQYVADAALVAGKLGVIDPPTTVAEVQQLLKDYRPELRGTTEARQAARFMLIHPPVPWAARPAYAVLTAAAVGLLPWWTRLPLRLPYLPLAERTVVRAAGDGLTRTIRWALASPTLTAPTPAGTGAET
- a CDS encoding ROK family transcriptional regulator, with amino-acid sequence MLTRILTQGPIPRVEIARRTGLSQAAVTKAVAPLIEAGFVTDQAPPADGDNQVGIGRPVSPLTVVPSSVSVIGVKVTPTSLIGVATDFTAGILEVRHDALDGTDPDQVIEQLADHVKALIAALKSGPATAGPLAGIGIAVSGDVDTAHGVVRDSPLMGWRTVPVAELLGKRVRLPIVVSNDVRALTVAEHWFGAGVNADSFAVVTIGSGIGCGLYINGEVVSGAYGVSGELGHLPLAPGDLVCTCGRRGCVETVASSDAILARTRETTGRADLDLAGAVDLAHQGNEQARESFDRAGEVIGSALAAMVNLVGPELVMIAGEGVAEYDLYEERMRRAFAEHAFGAAGDCRLVLRSHTFDDWARGAAATVLRSYVRGEPPLRR
- a CDS encoding ParA family protein, yielding MIIVTAALKGGVGKTTTSVYLAALASSNRRTSTLIDADPQGSAADWIADSEDGQLSRVEIAEAPTERLLNKALDKVPPEGIGIVDMPPSHERLLNKALERARIVIIPTRVGGVETPRVKAVLDLVPDDVPSGLVICSARTYTRSYQEAMQQYAAENIPVWGTIPERVSITAGPTGPLAGDGLDSYKKVWRKILAAARS